The sequence CACTGGCTGCTCACCAATAATCACGCTTGACAGGTTTCGTGGGAGGTAATCGTAGACTAACATCCTATCTTCTTCAGAGCAGTAACCCACCAACTCTATTATGTTTCGATGGCATAGCTTTGATAGATGAGTCAGCTCGTTCATCCACTCTCTTTTGCCTTGAGGACTTTCTATGCTCAACTTCTTTATTGCAACTCGTTTTCCATCAGACAGAATTCCCTTTCAAAGAGCAGGAGAAAATATATTTACAAATTATTAACTCATCGTAGTACTTTCTAGACTATAATTTACAGTTTGATTTCAAAAGGAACTTACATAATAAACTCTCCCAAAACCACCTTCGCCTATTAGTTTCGTAAACCCTTTTGTTGCCCTCTTCAATTCGTCGCTTTTGAACTCAATTGGAAATGTTTGGATCTCCTTCACCAACATTATTGATTCTATATTGTTGGAATCCTTTGTAAACCATTTTGTTGCCCGCTTCAATTCGTCGCATTTGAACTCAATTGAAGGTTTTTGGAGTCCAAATATTTTTGGAATCTTCTTTTTAAGAAATCTACCCAGCCCGAGAGAGCTACTTAGCGGTCTTTTGAGTAGTTCGGGCTCATTTACCACACTACAATTATGTTGTCCCTCAGAAGAAACCGTGTCTGACTCTGATCCTTCGAGCTCTGTTTCACAACTCTCCTCAATCTCACCTGATTAGATAAATTCAAAACTTCTGAGTCATACAATTGAATCGAATTGACAAAGTTTGGTAATTGAATTAGTATTAGTATCTTACTGTTCGTGTCTTTGGATTGCTCGGAGTGGTCTTGGTCTGTTATTCCAAGAAAATTATTATCCTCTTTCCCACCTAGTTACGCCAAATCAACAACTCGGTTGTATTGGTAATCAATATTCAATTATTTATAAAGGCTTCTAAATTGAGAAGAAAGAAATTTCTAAGAAAATTGAAACCTGTAACATTATTTTGCCGATGATAGGAGGTAAATGTCGTAATGGTCAGAACTTGCATTTGAAGCATCAGATCCGCTTTCATAGAATCTACTTTCCCCCGAACATAGACAAGTTCATCGCGGATCTTCCTAGTCAACAGGAACCTTTGGAGTTCCCGGACAAATGTCATTAaagcataaaaaaatttct is a genomic window of Cryptomeria japonica chromosome 7, Sugi_1.0, whole genome shotgun sequence containing:
- the LOC131856586 gene encoding G-type lectin S-receptor-like serine/threonine-protein kinase SD2-2 produces the protein MSGKPSPTTGLSSLPLDLLIRYIDNVLSAIINQDLGCKIIDSGTELRDLVQPVASDFSKLFDGISDAAKMFSDQVIRILIYFFLVAVGLLAIANVLERFDNISANDRECIDLLKAMLKLGKYLKQMKDISADLHKETLECISEAVKLIVSGAILCCSFITSNKLSKFLLTRKIRDELVYVRGKVDSMKADLMLQMQVLTITTFTSYHRQNNVTGGKEDNNFLGITDQDHSEQSKDTNSEIEESCETELEGSESDTVSSEGQHNCSVVNEPELLKRPLSSSLGLGRFLKKKIPKIFGLQKPSIEFKCDELKRATKWFTKDSNNIESIMLVKEIQTFPIEFKSDELKRATKGFTKLIGEGGFGRVYYGILSDGKRVAIKKLSIESPQGKREWMNELTHLSKLCHRNIIELVGYCSEEDRMLVYDYLPRNLSSVIIGENEMIMDWPTRLKIILDIIRGLAYLHEGADACIVHRDVKPSNILLDENFNAKISDFGLARVMRSDHVQYVNMEVYENGLLFLKDATNFISHETTRTSGTL